One genomic segment of bacterium includes these proteins:
- a CDS encoding class I SAM-dependent methyltransferase, with translation MAYDPRTYWSRVAQEIESRGNGNVVAGDDTPFYRYQRAQFVSRFLLRMPIHQRSVLEIGCGPGGNLKALGPLLPSRRVGCDISSSMVELATRNAGVECVLIDGITLPFQDREFDVTFTVTVLQHNPRPMMHTLLRDVCRVTREWMYLFEDTGEPSEAYSMFTRRPSDYSSVCEREGFVLRQVTYLDVGISERVCNTLMGRLNRKDRKEGEPLTRWSTLAESLVLPFTRVADRFIRRNSGLTLISLRRT, from the coding sequence ATGGCATACGATCCGCGCACATACTGGTCTCGGGTGGCTCAGGAAATCGAGTCCCGAGGAAACGGCAACGTGGTCGCCGGAGACGATACCCCATTCTACCGCTATCAGCGGGCGCAGTTCGTCTCTCGGTTCCTCTTGCGGATGCCGATTCACCAACGCTCGGTCCTCGAAATCGGCTGTGGGCCTGGGGGGAATCTGAAAGCGTTAGGCCCCTTACTGCCATCTCGGAGGGTCGGGTGTGACATCTCCTCGTCCATGGTGGAACTCGCCACTCGGAATGCGGGGGTGGAGTGCGTCCTCATAGACGGGATCACCCTTCCCTTCCAGGACCGGGAGTTTGACGTGACCTTCACCGTGACCGTCCTCCAGCACAACCCTCGTCCCATGATGCACACGCTGCTCAGAGACGTCTGCCGGGTTACGAGGGAATGGATGTACCTCTTCGAGGATACTGGAGAACCGTCAGAGGCGTACTCGATGTTCACGCGTCGGCCGAGTGATTACAGCTCGGTCTGCGAACGGGAAGGATTTGTGCTCAGACAGGTCACCTACCTCGACGTGGGGATCTCTGAGCGGGTCTGCAATACCCTGATGGGAAGGTTAAACCGAAAGGACCGAAAAGAGGGGGAGCCGCTGACACGCTGGAGCACCCTCGCTGAATCCCTAGTTCTCCCCTTTACCCGGGTCGCCGATAGGTTTATCCGTCGAAACTCCGGTCTGACCCTCATCTCCCTACGGAGAACTTGA